Within the Plesiomonas shigelloides genome, the region AAAAGATCAATTTGCATCCTGCCGCTAGACCTATTCAACCCTGTGCCGCGACCCCGATGCCGGGCAGTGCCGATCTCTGTTTATTGACCAAAACGCCGTTAGATGAAGCGATGCGCTGGGTTAAAGCCAATGGCGTTCAGATAGAAGAAGGGCCGGTACAGCGCACTGGCGCAACCGGCCCTCTATTATCGTTCTATA harbors:
- a CDS encoding VOC family protein, whose amino-acid sequence is MLTLCSLDHLVLTVQDIERTVDFYQDILGMHAETFGKEQRTALHFGEQKINLHPAARPIQPCAATPMPGSADLCLLTKTPLDEAMRWVKANGVQIEEGPVQRTGATGPLLSFYIRDPDGNLIEIANRLVS